The stretch of DNA TCTTTTACCTTTTCAGCTACTGCAAATGCGCCACCGGCTTCATCGCCTTCAGCTACAATAATGATCTTTGCAGATTTGCGACGTCCTTTTTCCAAACGATCATATAGTCTTTCCAGATCAAATTTTACTTCAGGTAATAAGATGGCTTCTGCACCAGTTCCAATTCCTGTTGCTAAAGCAATTTGACCAGAGTCTCGGCCCATAACTTCAACAAAGAATAAACGGTCGTGTGATTCAGCGGTATCACGAATTGCATCAACTGCCTTGATTACGGTATTAATAGCAGTGTCGTAGCCTAAGGTAAAATCAGTACCTGATAAGTCATTATCAATTGTACCCGGAGCTCCAACTGCAGGAATTCCGTATTCCTTTTCAAATACAGTAGCGCCAGTAAATGTTCCGTTGCCACCAATTGCTACCAACGCATCAATGCCTTGAGCTTTTAATTGTTCATAAGCTTTTTTACGACCCTCAGGAGTCATAAAATCCTTACTCCTTGCGGTTTTAAGAATAGTTCCTCCTCGTTGAATAATATTAGCTACAGATTGAGTTTCTAATGGTACAAACTCGCCATTGATCATTCCTTCGTAACCACGCATTATTCCAACAACTTCAATATTATGATATATAGCAGTACGTACTACTGCTCTTACACATGCATTCATGCCAGGAGCGTCACCTCCGGAAGTAAAAACACCAATTTTCTTAATCATTGTTCAAAAAATTTTAAGCGCTATTAATTTTTAGGTAAAATACTCGTATACCATTAAACTAATGTGGCAAATGTATATAAATTTTGTAATCTACTTTATGACTTTGGTTATAGATTACGATATTCAAGATGCAAAAATAAGAAAGGCCTTCTGAAATATACTCAGAAGGCCTTTCTTATGTGTTATTTAATTTTTATTTCATTGTTAATTTCTGATTCTCAAATGCTTGTTTTCCGCTATCGAGGAAACGAACGTAGTTTTGAATATCAGGGTTGTAAGCCTGAGGTTGTACTAATGCTTTACCAGCATGATCTATTAGCACATAATATGGTTGAGAGTTCGTATTGTAGGTTGAAGCTTGTAAATCACTCCATTTTTTTCCAACAGTTGTGATTTTTTTACCGGTTGTTTTTGAGACATATTGTTCGCTTTCCGGCAATTCGGTTCTATCATCAACGTACAATGAAATCAATACATAATCACCTTTTAAGCGCTGTAATACATCCGGATTTGACCAAACATTTGCTTCCATCTTACGACAATTTACACAGCTGTGTCCGGTAAAGTCGACCATTACAGGCTTGCCAACCTTTTTCGCGTAAGCCAACCCTTCTTCATAATCAAAGAATGCATCAATTCCGTGTGGAGCGTGGAAAATACCTGCATATTTTTTTGCGGTATGAGCCGAAGCCTGATTATTGTTATTAGACCCGCCACCTACAGTAAGAACTGACAGATCGAAATCTTGAGTTCCCATTGGAGGAGCAAAAGCACTGATCGATTTTAAAGGAGCACCCCATAATCCTGGGATCATATAAATTGCAAATGCAAAAGAAGTTAGCGATAGAAACAGACGAGGAACAGACACATAATGCAGGTCGCTATCATGCGAGAATTTGAGTTTTCCTAATAAATAGAATCCTAACATGGTGAAGATCACGATCCATAATACAAGGAATACTTCTCTGTCTAAAATACCCCAGTGATAAGCAAGGTCTACATTCGATAAGAATTTCAATGCGAATGCCAACTCAATAAAGCCTAACGTAACTTTTACTGAGTTTAACCAACCGCCTGATTTAGGCAGATTTTGTAGCCAGCTTGGAAATATTGCAAACAAGGTAAAAGGAATTGCCAGCGAAGTAGAAAAACCTAACATTCCCATTGCAGGACCTAAATACTGTCCTTTTCTTGCTGCTTCTACCAACAAGTTACCAATAAGTGGGCCTGTACATGAAAACGACGCTAATGCTAAAGCTAATGCCATGAAGAATATTCCCAGTATTCCTCCTTTATCTGCTTTTTCATCCGCTTTAGTCGCCCATGAGCTTGGCAAAGTAATTTCGAATGCACCAAAGAATGAAGCAGCGAAAAC from Solitalea canadensis DSM 3403 encodes:
- a CDS encoding protein-disulfide reductase DsbD family protein; translation: MKRVLVMLAMLISSIAVYAQIETPVTWSYSSKNTKGDEAVLILTAKIDGGWHMYSQFIADGGPVPTSFKFTPSKDYELVGKVDEKTPAHKGFDQTFQMNIAYFEGKAVFEQKIRLKVPSAKISGKLEYMVCNDQQCLPPEEVEFTISATGTPKTADATVAPAVTDPKTAQATTKVDSTSTAAHATTVDTAANDTVSKSGVTPITTHENGGPTEIKSASTWGIFIEGFLFGFVALLMPCIFPMIPLTVSFFTKRSPSRAAGIRKAIIFGLAIIGIYVIFGLGITIALGEDALNQLASNAIANLIFFVVLVVFAASFFGAFEITLPSSWATKADEKADKGGILGIFFMALALALASFSCTGPLIGNLLVEAARKGQYLGPAMGMLGFSTSLAIPFTLFAIFPSWLQNLPKSGGWLNSVKVTLGFIELAFALKFLSNVDLAYHWGILDREVFLVLWIVIFTMLGFYLLGKLKFSHDSDLHYVSVPRLFLSLTSFAFAIYMIPGLWGAPLKSISAFAPPMGTQDFDLSVLTVGGGSNNNNQASAHTAKKYAGIFHAPHGIDAFFDYEEGLAYAKKVGKPVMVDFTGHSCVNCRKMEANVWSNPDVLQRLKGDYVLISLYVDDRTELPESEQYVSKTTGKKITTVGKKWSDLQASTYNTNSQPYYVLIDHAGKALVQPQAYNPDIQNYVRFLDSGKQAFENQKLTMK
- the pfkA gene encoding 6-phosphofructokinase — protein: MIKKIGVFTSGGDAPGMNACVRAVVRTAIYHNIEVVGIMRGYEGMINGEFVPLETQSVANIIQRGGTILKTARSKDFMTPEGRKKAYEQLKAQGIDALVAIGGNGTFTGATVFEKEYGIPAVGAPGTIDNDLSGTDFTLGYDTAINTVIKAVDAIRDTAESHDRLFFVEVMGRDSGQIALATGIGTGAEAILLPEVKFDLERLYDRLEKGRRKSAKIIIVAEGDEAGGAFAVAEKVKEKFPQFDTKVSVLGHIQRGGSPSCFDRMLASELGFHAVEALIAGQKGVMVGKIDKKIVYTPFAEAIKDEAKMDVEMLRMVGILAS